A single genomic interval of Mucilaginibacter robiniae harbors:
- a CDS encoding TldD/PmbA family protein, with translation MALLTQEEARALMQKALSFSKADECEININGGDTSNIRYARNAVSTSGSINRTSLVVSSAFGKKLGVATINEYDDASLRKVVERSEELAKLAPENPEYVPFLGPQTYAPQSKTFVPETAALNPKLRADMVQQSLQVAKDDNLTAAGYLENSTGFSAMLNSHGLFAYNTATDISFSVTMRTADGKGSGYSTKSYNDVSKMDTLALTKTAAQKASRSATAKALEPGKYTVILEPAAGIVLLEQLYGNLDARSADEGRSFLSKPGGKTRLGEKLVDERVNIYSDPSNPDLPTNSWNGDGRPQGRVNWIEKGVVKNFSYSRYWAQKKGVPAIPGPDGIIMEGGTQSLEDLIKGTEKGILVTRLWYIREVDPQTLLYTGLTRDGTFYIENGQIKFPVKNFRFNESPVIMLNNLEALGKTERTVSGESFQSALIPPMKIRDFTFSSLSDAV, from the coding sequence ATGGCTCTATTAACTCAAGAAGAAGCACGCGCTTTAATGCAAAAAGCGCTTAGCTTCTCTAAAGCCGACGAATGCGAAATTAACATCAACGGAGGTGATACTTCTAATATAAGGTACGCACGTAATGCGGTATCTACCAGCGGTTCAATAAATCGTACCAGCTTGGTAGTTTCTTCTGCTTTTGGTAAAAAGCTGGGGGTAGCTACCATTAACGAGTATGATGATGCTTCTTTGCGTAAAGTAGTAGAACGCTCAGAAGAGTTGGCTAAGCTAGCACCCGAAAACCCGGAATATGTACCTTTTCTAGGCCCACAAACTTATGCGCCACAAAGTAAAACCTTTGTACCCGAAACTGCTGCGTTGAACCCAAAGCTGCGAGCTGATATGGTACAGCAAAGTTTACAAGTTGCTAAAGATGATAACTTAACTGCTGCCGGATACTTAGAAAATAGCACGGGCTTTTCAGCCATGTTAAACTCGCATGGGTTGTTTGCTTACAATACAGCTACTGATATCAGCTTCTCCGTAACTATGCGTACGGCTGATGGTAAAGGTTCAGGGTATTCCACCAAAAGCTATAATGATGTCAGTAAAATGGATACGCTGGCACTTACTAAAACTGCGGCGCAAAAGGCCAGTCGATCAGCTACAGCTAAGGCTCTTGAACCTGGTAAATACACGGTAATTCTGGAGCCTGCCGCCGGCATCGTATTGCTGGAACAACTATATGGTAATCTGGATGCTCGTAGCGCTGATGAAGGCCGTAGCTTTTTAAGCAAGCCAGGGGGTAAAACGCGCTTGGGTGAAAAGCTGGTAGACGAACGTGTAAATATCTATTCCGACCCTTCCAACCCCGATTTACCTACCAACAGCTGGAATGGCGATGGACGTCCGCAAGGCAGAGTGAACTGGATTGAAAAGGGTGTGGTAAAAAACTTTTCTTATTCTCGCTACTGGGCACAAAAGAAAGGTGTACCTGCAATACCCGGCCCTGATGGCATTATTATGGAAGGCGGTACCCAATCGTTAGAAGACCTGATTAAAGGAACCGAAAAGGGAATATTAGTTACTCGTTTGTGGTACATCCGTGAGGTTGACCCACAAACCTTACTATATACCGGACTGACCCGTGATGGTACATTTTACATTGAAAATGGACAAATCAAATTTCCGGTTAAAAACTTCCGGTTTAATGAAAGCCCGGTAATTATGCTAAACAACCTGGAAGCATTAGGTAAAACAGAGCGCACAGTAAGTGGTGAATCGTTCCAAAGTGCACTAATACCACCCATGAAGATCAGAGACTTTACATTTAGTTCTCTTTCGGATGCGGTATAA